A genomic segment from Glycine soja cultivar W05 chromosome 20, ASM419377v2, whole genome shotgun sequence encodes:
- the LOC114401903 gene encoding protein MAIN-LIKE 1-like, producing the protein MVDADIQDTGVDTGAEAAADEPMGFPGGPTDPSVLTEYAEHVAASERPELKLSSHRRKVQKLGRPVPAIEGLVAGTGLNPLIVCLADTDDRGLISSFVERWHREISSFHLPVEEVTITLDDVVSLLHLPIIGDFHTFQPLHVDKAVLMLVDLLLVSPEAARAETGHCHGPYSAIDVHVVFFDALRDLSQTGRYAWGAAALVHMYDHLNDACISTSRQVAGYITLLQVINMFLKS; encoded by the exons ATGGTAGATGCTGACATACAGGACACAGGTGTAGACACCGGTGCAGAGGCTGCTGCAGATGAGCCTATGGGATTTCCAGGTGGACCGACTGACCCATCAGTGCTGACTGAGTATGCTGAGCATGTTGCAGCTAGC GAACgtcctgaattgaagttatCCTCCCACAGGAGGAAGGTGCAGAAATTAGGTAGGCCTGTCCCTGCCATTGAGGGGCTAGTTGCTGGGACAGGACTAAATCCTTTGATCGTGTGTTTAGCAGACACCGACGATCGAGGACTTATATCCTcgtttgtggagaggtggcaccgAGAGATAAGTAGTTTCCATCTTCCTGTGGAGGAGGTTACCATCACGCTAGACGACGTGGTGTCTCTTCTTCATCTGCCCATCATTGGCGACTTCCATACCTTCCAACCTCTGCACGTCGACAAGGCGGTGCTGATGTTGGTCGACTTACTACTGGTCTCACCAGAGGCAGCCAGGGCCGAGACAGGACATTGTCATGGACCGTAC agtgcaatcGATGTTCATGTTGTGTTCTTCGATGCTCTGCGCGACCTCAGTCAGACTGGGAGgtatgcatggggagctgctGCCCTAGTGCATATGTACGATCACCTGAATGATGCCTGTATCAGCACCAGCCGACAGGTTGCTGGTTACATCACCTTGTTGCAAGTAATTAACATGTTTTTGAAAAGTTAA